One Roseimaritima multifibrata DNA window includes the following coding sequences:
- a CDS encoding GspE/PulE family protein produces MIMEAGEILRKRGLLTPEQLKHSRNGGASGVIQTAVELGYVDEREALQVLADEVGLDFVDLRETEVDLSVLKGFPQKLIYRHALFPIRNENGSLLVATADPLDLYPLDEASAAIGINITPVIAERGEIARLVKRHMGVGSETVEGLMAATSDDDEVELLDQIETDGSELSEMAQEASVVRLVNEIMLEAIESRASDVHIESQSDGLVIRYRIDGILHPQPVPPEINRFQAAIISRLKIMARLNIAEKRLPQDGRIKLRVHGREVDIRLSVIPMIHGEGLVMRVLDKGSMVFDLQGLGMDPETYRQFSELIRMPHGIVLVTGPTGSGKTTTLYSSLMEIKGPDNKIITTEDPVEYQLDGINQIQVHPKIGLTFAASLRSILRHDPDIVLIGEIRDLETAENAIQASLTGHLVFSTLHTNDASGAYTRMTDMGVEPFLVASTVEAVMAQRLVRRLCKDCKEEYTPKRDDLPSDFPWEKLDGRPLFRSVGCRACRKVGYSGRMGVYELLVSSESIRQLAHDRVSSWDIRKAALADGMRTLRMDAWDKAIAGGTSIDEVVRLTKGDRV; encoded by the coding sequence ATGATCATGGAAGCGGGTGAAATCCTACGTAAGCGGGGACTCCTTACGCCTGAGCAACTAAAGCACAGCCGCAACGGGGGAGCTTCTGGAGTCATCCAAACCGCGGTCGAACTGGGCTACGTCGACGAACGCGAAGCCCTTCAAGTCCTCGCCGATGAAGTCGGTCTGGACTTTGTCGACCTGCGAGAAACCGAAGTCGATCTGTCCGTCCTGAAAGGCTTTCCGCAAAAACTGATCTACCGACACGCTTTGTTTCCGATCCGTAATGAGAACGGATCCCTACTGGTTGCGACGGCCGATCCGCTGGACCTATACCCACTGGATGAAGCGAGCGCAGCGATCGGGATCAACATCACGCCGGTGATCGCCGAGCGGGGTGAAATCGCTCGACTGGTCAAACGGCACATGGGTGTTGGTAGCGAGACGGTCGAGGGGCTGATGGCAGCCACGTCGGACGATGACGAAGTCGAACTGTTAGACCAAATTGAAACCGACGGTTCAGAACTTTCCGAAATGGCTCAAGAAGCCTCGGTCGTTCGCTTGGTCAACGAAATCATGCTGGAAGCGATCGAATCGCGAGCCAGTGACGTTCACATCGAATCGCAGTCCGATGGCTTGGTCATCCGCTATCGCATCGACGGCATCCTTCACCCACAACCGGTTCCACCGGAGATCAATCGTTTCCAAGCCGCCATCATCAGTCGCCTAAAAATCATGGCTCGACTGAACATCGCGGAAAAACGACTCCCTCAGGACGGCCGGATCAAGCTCCGTGTCCATGGCCGCGAAGTCGACATCCGCCTAAGTGTGATCCCGATGATCCATGGCGAAGGGTTGGTCATGCGTGTCCTGGACAAAGGGTCGATGGTCTTTGACCTGCAAGGCCTGGGGATGGACCCCGAAACGTACCGTCAGTTCAGCGAACTGATCCGAATGCCACACGGAATCGTGCTTGTCACCGGACCCACCGGGTCGGGAAAAACGACCACGCTGTATAGCAGCCTGATGGAAATCAAAGGGCCCGACAATAAAATCATCACCACCGAGGATCCGGTGGAATATCAGCTGGACGGAATCAACCAGATTCAGGTCCATCCCAAAATTGGGCTGACGTTTGCGGCTTCGCTGCGAAGCATCCTGCGACATGACCCCGACATCGTTTTAATCGGGGAAATTCGCGACCTGGAAACAGCCGAAAATGCGATCCAGGCATCGCTTACCGGTCACCTTGTGTTCAGCACCCTGCACACCAACGATGCTTCGGGGGCTTACACCCGTATGACCGACATGGGCGTCGAGCCCTTCCTGGTCGCCAGCACGGTTGAAGCGGTGATGGCCCAGCGTCTGGTAAGGCGGTTGTGCAAAGACTGCAAAGAGGAATACACGCCGAAACGCGACGACCTACCAAGCGACTTCCCTTGGGAGAAACTGGACGGCCGCCCCCTCTTCCGCAGCGTCGGCTGCCGGGCTTGCCGCAAGGTCGGCTACAGCGGTCGAATGGGGGTTTACGAATTGCTTGTCAGCAGTGAATCCATCCGGCAACTGGCCCATGACCGTGTTAGCAGCTGGGACATCCGAAAGGCAGCCCTCGCAGATGGAATGCGAACCCTGCGAATGGATGCATGGGACAAGGCGATCGCCGGAGGAACCAGCATTGACGAAGTAGTGCGACTTACCAAAGGCGACCGAGTTTAA
- a CDS encoding type II secretion system F family protein: MADFAYVARDSSGKKVTGTVDAGNQRDAAAQLAARSLFPIDVKPADRNAAAPDRLRSRKVKPQAMAIFYGQLASLLRSGVSMMRALTVLSEQASDKNLKLVLTDIRSRVEEGEPLGNAMARYPRVFSEMGTNMVRAGTEGGFLEDALERVSTFTELQEDLKGKTVSALAYPVFLFGVGSIVITVLIVFFVPKFDPLFARLRDKGEMPAITDGLLSFSKMLQSYGIFVVIAVIAIGFLIRMKLQTEEGKFTADKLKLKVPVLGEILMSLSVARFCRVLGTLLGNGVPILKSLEISRAATGNRLLSRSIGEASENIRAGENLATPLRASGYFPTTVVEMISVAEESNSLESVLPTIADSLEKRTFRRLDLFVRLLEPVMLLVMATLVLIVVMALLIPVIKSSSAI; this comes from the coding sequence ATGGCAGATTTTGCATACGTCGCCCGCGACAGCAGCGGCAAAAAAGTTACCGGCACCGTTGATGCTGGAAATCAACGGGACGCGGCCGCCCAACTGGCTGCTCGCTCGCTCTTTCCAATCGACGTCAAACCGGCCGACCGAAATGCGGCGGCGCCCGATCGCCTTCGGTCTCGCAAAGTCAAACCACAGGCAATGGCCATCTTTTATGGCCAATTAGCTTCGCTGCTCCGCAGTGGCGTATCGATGATGCGCGCGTTGACGGTCTTAAGCGAGCAAGCCTCGGACAAAAACCTAAAACTGGTCCTTACCGACATTCGTTCGCGAGTCGAAGAAGGCGAACCGCTCGGGAATGCGATGGCACGCTACCCGCGAGTCTTCAGCGAAATGGGAACCAACATGGTCCGCGCAGGGACCGAGGGCGGATTCCTGGAAGACGCACTAGAACGCGTCAGCACCTTCACCGAACTGCAGGAAGACCTTAAAGGCAAAACCGTCAGTGCCCTCGCCTACCCCGTTTTCCTGTTTGGCGTCGGATCGATTGTGATCACAGTCCTAATCGTTTTCTTTGTCCCCAAATTCGATCCGCTGTTCGCACGACTGCGCGACAAAGGGGAAATGCCGGCGATCACCGACGGCTTGCTAAGCTTCAGCAAGATGCTGCAGTCCTACGGTATTTTTGTTGTCATCGCGGTGATCGCGATCGGATTCCTGATCCGAATGAAACTGCAAACCGAAGAAGGCAAATTCACGGCCGACAAACTGAAACTAAAAGTCCCTGTTCTAGGGGAAATTTTGATGAGCCTATCGGTGGCTCGATTCTGCCGAGTCCTCGGAACGCTGCTGGGCAACGGCGTTCCCATTTTGAAATCATTAGAAATCAGCCGAGCCGCCACAGGAAACCGCTTGCTCAGCCGCTCGATCGGCGAAGCGAGCGAGAACATTCGCGCCGGCGAAAACCTGGCAACACCTCTCCGCGCCAGCGGCTACTTCCCGACGACCGTCGTCGAGATGATCAGCGTTGCAGAGGAAAGCAATTCACTGGAATCGGTTTTACCAACGATTGCCGATAGTTTGGAGAAACGAACCTTCCGTCGCTTGGACTTGTTCGTGCGACTGCTGGAACCGGTGATGCTGTTGGTAATGGCAACGCTCGTGCTGATCGTCGTCATGGCACTTCTCATTCCGGTTATCAAGAGCTCCTCGGCAATCTAA
- a CDS encoding class I SAM-dependent methyltransferase, with amino-acid sequence MTRSTSCDGPEHANHSASQSDRCSKGYDSLAPWYETLERLRFGSGLQRARVALLADLTERLKDCSEVLFVGDGDGRLLEAFVQAYPQTRVTSIDISKEMIRLQQERLERAGLADRVQWQTVDIAQADYPAGHFDLIVTAFFLDCFTETQIKPRLQQLDSWLNHAGVWYVVDFYVPKPIPQRVWAEVWLGIMHLFFRWQTGLQAWRLVPVDRLFRDLGWECRTEKRTRFQLLRAAIFQRRRNAVGTRASECGKASQRHWDCDDDQRSE; translated from the coding sequence ATGACGCGATCGACATCGTGCGATGGCCCTGAACACGCAAATCACAGCGCCTCGCAGTCGGATCGCTGCAGCAAGGGATACGATTCTCTGGCTCCTTGGTACGAAACTCTGGAAAGGCTGCGGTTTGGAAGTGGTTTGCAACGGGCTCGAGTCGCGTTGCTTGCCGATTTAACCGAGCGGCTGAAGGATTGCTCGGAGGTGCTGTTCGTTGGAGACGGCGACGGTCGTCTGCTTGAGGCGTTTGTGCAGGCGTATCCGCAAACGCGTGTCACCAGTATCGATATCAGCAAGGAAATGATCCGTCTGCAGCAGGAACGGCTGGAGCGTGCCGGTTTGGCGGACCGAGTCCAGTGGCAGACGGTCGATATCGCTCAGGCCGACTACCCCGCGGGTCACTTTGATTTGATCGTGACCGCGTTTTTCCTAGACTGCTTTACCGAGACGCAGATAAAGCCGCGGTTGCAGCAATTAGATAGCTGGCTGAATCATGCGGGCGTCTGGTATGTCGTTGATTTTTACGTCCCCAAGCCGATCCCTCAGCGTGTTTGGGCTGAGGTGTGGCTGGGGATCATGCACCTGTTCTTCCGCTGGCAGACCGGTTTGCAAGCCTGGCGTCTGGTCCCCGTCGATCGGCTCTTTCGCGATCTAGGGTGGGAATGCCGCACGGAAAAGCGGACGCGATTTCAGCTTCTAAGAGCGGCTATTTTCCAGCGACGCCGAAACGCTGTTGGAACGCGTGCGAGCGAATGCGGAAAGGCGAGCCAGCGCCACTGGGATTGCGATGATGATCAGCGAAGCGAGTAG
- a CDS encoding HupE/UreJ family protein, with protein MRPHHPLLLTCLLVLAVPTMAFAHPGHAHQSGFGEGLIHPFSGLDHLIALLATAILGLRLGGRATWGIPALFLASCSLGGMIALAGYQLPLATVAIVLSAIVSVALLLRRQNPSTAAVATLALFGVFHGQAHLQSLASQPANLAGYAAGVLLASLIIIAIPVALARLSAFARTRSNSVSASLENSRS; from the coding sequence ATGAGACCCCACCACCCGCTTTTGCTGACCTGCCTACTTGTCCTCGCGGTTCCGACGATGGCATTTGCACATCCTGGGCATGCCCATCAAAGCGGATTTGGTGAAGGATTGATTCACCCTTTTAGCGGCTTGGACCACCTCATCGCACTGTTAGCGACAGCGATTCTTGGGCTCCGCCTGGGAGGCCGTGCAACGTGGGGTATCCCTGCACTATTCTTGGCTAGTTGCAGCCTTGGGGGGATGATCGCGTTGGCGGGGTACCAACTGCCCTTGGCCACGGTCGCGATCGTTTTGTCAGCCATTGTCAGCGTTGCCTTGCTGCTTCGTCGCCAAAACCCATCGACCGCTGCGGTTGCGACCCTTGCCCTATTTGGTGTTTTTCACGGACAAGCCCACCTTCAATCACTCGCTTCACAGCCTGCGAATCTTGCGGGATATGCGGCTGGCGTGCTACTCGCTTCGCTGATCATCATCGCAATCCCAGTGGCGCTGGCTCGCCTTTCCGCATTCGCTCGCACGCGTTCCAACAGCGTTTCGGCGTCGCTGGAAAATAGCCGCTCTTAG